A part of Citrifermentans bremense genomic DNA contains:
- a CDS encoding helix-turn-helix transcriptional regulator: MIMNSVKKLREERLMSKAELARLAGVSPITIDRIERGEDCRMETKRKILLALGFSLSDKNKVFQD; this comes from the coding sequence ATGATCATGAATAGCGTCAAAAAACTGCGGGAAGAGCGACTGATGAGCAAGGCGGAGTTGGCGCGCCTTGCGGGTGTGTCGCCTATCACCATCGACCGGATCGAGCGGGGAGAGGATTGCAGGATGGAAACCAAGCGCAAGATCCTGCTTGCCCTTGGCTTTTCACTCTCCGACAAGAACAAGGTATTTCAGGATTAG
- a CDS encoding pilus assembly PilX N-terminal domain-containing protein encodes MAILRSEGGAALITALMLTMLTLVIALTLLTIITAETRVSGSQKRYRSSLAAAQGGVELLTAEIVPRLFQSWSLDDLKDDYSSIELQLQATDCLKQKLEEPADRWNKCSTAQASTDPAQAPDVSFRLAGEAPAKGFVVTSKIIDTTPGNSDSSGNDLLDPGGSVTSNDQIVRPRHVPAMYNLSVQGVREEVGSREKARLSVLYAY; translated from the coding sequence ATGGCAATCCTTCGCTCTGAGGGAGGGGCGGCGCTGATAACGGCACTGATGCTTACCATGCTGACGCTGGTGATCGCGCTGACGCTGCTCACCATCATCACGGCCGAGACCCGTGTTTCGGGCAGCCAAAAGCGCTACCGCAGTTCCCTCGCGGCGGCGCAGGGGGGGGTGGAACTCCTGACGGCGGAGATCGTGCCCAGGCTGTTCCAGTCGTGGTCCTTAGACGATCTGAAGGACGACTACTCGTCGATCGAGCTGCAACTGCAGGCCACCGACTGCCTGAAGCAAAAGCTGGAAGAACCTGCTGACCGCTGGAACAAGTGCAGCACGGCCCAGGCTTCCACCGACCCCGCGCAGGCCCCGGACGTTTCTTTCCGCCTGGCCGGGGAGGCGCCGGCAAAAGGGTTCGTGGTCACCTCCAAGATAATCGATACAACGCCAGGCAACTCCGACTCCAGCGGCAACGATCTGCTCGACCCGGGAGGCTCGGTCACCAGTAATGACCAGATCGTCCGTCCGCGACACGTACCCGCCATGTACAACCTTTCCGTGCAGGGGGTCCGGGAAGAGGTTGGATCCCGCGAAAAGGCCCGACTGTCAGTACTTTACGCCTACTGA
- a CDS encoding prepilin-type N-terminal cleavage/methylation domain-containing protein, translated as MSKRSNNAARGYTIVELMVVMLIFSVVMTLISVSFSRMVRGSAQLIKSAETDIGGLIGLEVMRRDIELGGLGLFWNIPSDAKGSTSYFSYTEAPDHLKFVYNCLDGCPQAKPSLFNDSTYDDDRYIPRAYRVGNNVAYNGSDYLVLKATALGTNKVSRAWGYLNYTTTVVIPPRDAESQPFQDKDRVIALKSGMAGGRGVRELVFKQPGEAGFSVSYVKPFPADFSPKDPGDNFLVYGVDKPEKDDTLPLRFPFNRADYYISRPDEMSPNCASGTGVLYKAVITHGNPDPPHLPRETVPILDCVADMQVVLPVDTNGDGEIDYHLDLEELDALKTRDQLKEIRVYILAQQGRRDDSYSYPVADSERAVIVGDRDLMENPDDAYGSIWSSSKMAATFGRNWRNYRWRLYTIVVQPKNL; from the coding sequence ATGAGTAAGAGGAGCAACAACGCCGCGCGAGGTTACACAATTGTCGAGTTGATGGTGGTGATGCTGATCTTTTCAGTCGTAATGACTCTGATCAGCGTGTCCTTTTCCAGGATGGTCCGCGGCTCAGCGCAGTTGATTAAGAGTGCCGAAACTGATATCGGAGGGCTCATTGGACTGGAAGTCATGCGCCGCGACATAGAATTGGGGGGGCTCGGACTTTTCTGGAACATACCCTCCGACGCCAAAGGCAGCACGTCCTACTTCAGCTACACCGAGGCTCCTGACCACTTAAAGTTCGTTTATAACTGCTTGGACGGGTGTCCACAAGCGAAACCTTCGCTATTTAACGATAGTACTTACGACGATGACCGCTACATACCTAGGGCGTACCGGGTCGGCAACAACGTCGCTTACAACGGTTCCGATTATCTGGTGCTCAAGGCGACGGCTCTGGGGACGAACAAGGTTTCCCGGGCGTGGGGCTACCTGAACTACACCACCACGGTAGTGATTCCTCCACGGGATGCGGAGAGTCAACCCTTTCAGGATAAGGACCGCGTCATCGCACTCAAAAGCGGAATGGCTGGCGGGAGAGGCGTTCGGGAGCTGGTGTTTAAGCAGCCGGGAGAAGCAGGTTTCTCCGTTTCCTATGTCAAACCGTTTCCTGCAGATTTTTCCCCAAAGGATCCTGGCGACAACTTCTTGGTCTACGGGGTAGACAAGCCCGAAAAAGACGACACGTTGCCGCTCCGATTCCCGTTCAATAGGGCCGACTACTATATCAGCCGTCCCGATGAGATGTCTCCGAACTGCGCATCGGGGACCGGCGTTCTCTACAAGGCGGTAATCACACACGGAAACCCAGACCCTCCACATTTGCCGCGGGAGACAGTTCCGATTCTCGACTGTGTAGCTGACATGCAGGTGGTGCTTCCCGTAGACACCAACGGGGATGGCGAAATAGATTATCACCTCGACCTCGAAGAACTGGACGCGCTGAAAACACGAGATCAGCTGAAGGAGATCCGGGTCTACATTCTCGCGCAGCAGGGACGAAGGGACGACAGCTATAGTTACCCCGTCGCGGATTCTGAGCGGGCTGTCATCGTTGGCGACCGGGACCTGATGGAGAACCCGGATGACGCCTACGGGAGCATCTGGAGCTCGAGCAAAATGGCCGCCACCTTCGGCCGCAACTGGCGCAACTACCGCTGGAGGCTCTACACCATCGTGGTGCAGCCCAAAAACCTGTAG
- a CDS encoding prepilin-type N-terminal cleavage/methylation domain-containing protein: MTAKATSQSISPGFTLIEMLMAMLVLTVGLLGLLQSLQLGYRQSVRDRMREDAVQIAEEQMHDLRRSKYEEITNKKEEVNKTLGGVKVRFVIDKVVEGIGPAGGSAKKLRVTVSWTVNGERFSHEIFTLRTRRSDE, encoded by the coding sequence ATGACTGCAAAAGCGACATCACAGTCAATTAGCCCTGGCTTCACCTTGATAGAGATGCTGATGGCGATGCTGGTGCTCACTGTCGGGCTCCTTGGGTTATTGCAGTCGCTGCAGTTGGGGTATAGGCAAAGCGTGCGCGACCGGATGCGGGAGGACGCGGTCCAAATCGCTGAGGAGCAAATGCACGACTTGCGCAGGTCCAAGTACGAGGAAATCACCAACAAAAAGGAGGAGGTAAACAAAACGCTCGGTGGAGTTAAGGTTCGCTTCGTGATCGACAAGGTGGTAGAAGGCATCGGTCCGGCGGGGGGCTCTGCGAAGAAGCTCAGGGTGACTGTGTCGTGGACGGTCAATGGGGAGCGCTTCAGCCATGAGATTTTCACTCTGAGAACCAGGAGGTCCGATGAGTAA
- a CDS encoding pilus assembly FimT family protein, whose amino-acid sequence MRSRGFSLIELLMIIGILSILYAIGTLSFNAYQKRYRAEAQTRFLFSEIQKARVDAICQRRGTRVKVYRDRFELYSTHLDDTSGVQPMQSYPLRFPVVWVPKNKYPYVIEFEPWGVLNADESSEGTICLEDCSGTGGVDSIKISSTRISIKKGDGDDCKSDITVN is encoded by the coding sequence ATGCGTTCGCGCGGCTTCTCACTGATTGAGCTGCTCATGATAATTGGCATCCTCTCCATCCTCTACGCCATCGGGACGCTCAGCTTTAACGCCTACCAGAAACGCTACCGGGCCGAGGCCCAGACAAGGTTTCTCTTCTCCGAGATTCAGAAGGCACGCGTCGACGCCATCTGCCAGAGAAGAGGGACCAGGGTCAAGGTTTACCGCGACCGCTTCGAGCTGTACTCCACTCACCTGGACGACACCAGCGGCGTCCAGCCGATGCAGAGCTATCCGCTACGTTTTCCGGTAGTTTGGGTTCCGAAAAATAAGTATCCATATGTAATTGAGTTTGAGCCGTGGGGCGTCCTCAACGCTGACGAAAGCTCAGAAGGCACAATCTGCCTTGAGGACTGTTCCGGCACGGGTGGGGTGGACAGCATCAAGATATCCTCCACAAGGATCAGTATCAAAAAAGGGGACGGCGATGACTGCAAAAGCGACATCACAGTCAATTAG
- a CDS encoding pilus assembly PilX N-terminal domain-containing protein yields the protein MKILKNEKGVALVTSLMLTLISLGMVMALLQLVLMQTKISGAHKRYKNSLEAAHGGVQLIAKEIIPMLFSDTPDPKATLTSQFAAIELDTSSNECLKQKLTSPTGNWTACGAGSTSLDPKTGWDMTFKLPGTTGTGYQVYAKIVDSKPGNSDMSGVLNLDSGAGVTGSSPAVDPMHQPAIYRIETEGESTTNSKEKAELTVFYSY from the coding sequence ATGAAGATCCTGAAAAACGAAAAGGGGGTGGCGCTGGTTACCTCGCTTATGCTGACGCTCATCTCCTTGGGGATGGTGATGGCACTGCTGCAGCTCGTGCTGATGCAGACGAAGATCTCCGGAGCCCACAAGCGGTACAAAAACTCGCTGGAGGCGGCGCACGGCGGGGTGCAACTGATAGCCAAGGAGATCATCCCTATGCTGTTCAGTGACACTCCCGATCCCAAGGCGACGCTAACCTCGCAGTTCGCTGCCATCGAACTCGACACTTCTTCCAACGAATGCCTGAAGCAAAAGCTCACTTCGCCTACGGGAAACTGGACCGCCTGCGGCGCCGGCAGCACGAGCTTGGACCCGAAAACGGGGTGGGACATGACCTTCAAGCTCCCGGGGACCACGGGCACCGGCTACCAGGTTTATGCGAAGATCGTGGACAGCAAGCCCGGCAACTCCGACATGTCCGGCGTGCTCAATTTGGACAGCGGAGCTGGAGTTACCGGCAGCAGTCCCGCCGTCGACCCCATGCACCAACCAGCCATCTACCGCATCGAGACCGAGGGGGAGAGCACCACCAACTCCAAGGAAAAGGCTGAACTCACCGTCTTCTATTCTTACTGA
- a CDS encoding prepilin-type N-terminal cleavage/methylation domain-containing protein, whose product MANSKGFTLVELIVAMGIFVVIMAMAGYGFERVIATTGQQSRSAQSNFEGVVGLEMLRYDIEHAGYGVAWTFQNYSSEIKFRNLGGTTDHELIADANAPLDGFDSTTLNATRAKNIQPFAAGTATKEVNHTAVTNAAGGPDYLVIRSTVSSLDDSARKWSYVNYSADSSSNLSYMKHWDNGDNLSSNDRIITVLSTFTTDGKEKKILLQDGADNFELNLTGTGAMPAGDAFKPASPADIVVAYGIRSAAASALRMPYNRTDYYVTRPDSGMPTNCNPGTGILYKDMVSHATGGFETPYPLMDCIGDMQVDFEYDPNDDGIVTHLPPALLTAKTAEEMRLHLKNIRIYILTHEGKMDKSYRYPGDSIHVGDPNKASSGRTLTSSEMSTLFSSNWRNYRWKIYTMVIRPKNLAQ is encoded by the coding sequence ATGGCAAACAGCAAGGGCTTCACACTGGTTGAATTAATCGTCGCCATGGGGATATTCGTGGTCATCATGGCCATGGCCGGATATGGATTCGAACGGGTGATCGCTACGACCGGGCAGCAGTCGAGGTCCGCGCAGAGTAACTTCGAAGGGGTTGTGGGGCTTGAGATGCTCAGGTACGACATCGAGCATGCAGGCTACGGCGTTGCCTGGACCTTCCAGAACTACTCTTCGGAGATAAAGTTCCGCAATCTCGGCGGGACCACCGACCATGAACTGATAGCGGATGCTAACGCGCCGCTGGACGGCTTCGATTCCACAACCCTTAATGCCACGCGGGCGAAAAACATCCAGCCTTTTGCCGCCGGGACCGCCACAAAGGAGGTCAACCATACGGCTGTTACCAACGCCGCCGGAGGCCCGGATTATCTGGTCATACGCTCCACCGTCTCTTCCCTCGATGACTCGGCTAGAAAATGGAGCTACGTGAACTACTCCGCCGACAGTTCATCGAACCTGAGCTACATGAAGCATTGGGACAACGGTGATAACCTGAGCTCCAACGATCGGATCATCACCGTCCTCTCCACCTTCACCACCGACGGGAAGGAAAAAAAGATACTGCTCCAAGATGGCGCAGACAACTTCGAGCTGAACTTGACCGGAACTGGCGCGATGCCTGCCGGGGACGCCTTCAAGCCCGCCTCGCCTGCCGACATCGTAGTTGCCTACGGGATCAGGTCGGCGGCCGCCTCTGCCTTGCGTATGCCGTACAACAGGACCGACTACTACGTCACCCGACCCGACAGCGGGATGCCAACCAACTGCAACCCAGGCACCGGAATCCTTTACAAGGATATGGTGAGCCATGCCACCGGAGGTTTCGAGACCCCCTATCCGCTCATGGATTGCATAGGTGACATGCAGGTCGACTTCGAATACGACCCCAATGATGACGGGATCGTAACTCATCTTCCTCCTGCCCTTCTGACAGCGAAAACTGCAGAGGAAATGCGCCTGCACCTCAAAAACATCCGCATCTACATCCTCACGCACGAGGGGAAGATGGACAAAAGCTACCGGTATCCCGGCGACAGCATACATGTCGGGGACCCGAACAAGGCTTCATCGGGGCGTACCCTTACCTCCAGCGAAATGAGCACCCTTTTTAGCAGCAATTGGAGAAACTACCGGTGGAAAATATACACAATGGTGATACGCCCCAAGAATCTGGCCCAGTAG
- a CDS encoding type IV pilus modification PilV family protein yields the protein MEPIARQATSKLNKDGFTLIEVMVSIVIVLVGLLGLVQAMGVATSYNLKNLLRDEAVLIGEEQMADLFRRPESAQITSDSKSVTSRIRGGGSTYNVTRRATKVLNTSSYQLTVNVGWTHKQVPYQYEVQAMRTYNADGN from the coding sequence ATGGAACCAATTGCCAGACAAGCGACATCGAAACTAAATAAGGACGGCTTCACGCTGATCGAGGTGATGGTCTCCATCGTCATCGTACTGGTCGGCCTGCTGGGACTGGTGCAGGCGATGGGGGTGGCCACCTCCTACAACCTCAAAAACCTGTTGAGGGACGAGGCTGTATTGATCGGAGAGGAACAGATGGCGGATCTTTTCCGCCGCCCGGAGTCAGCCCAGATCACCTCCGATTCCAAGTCGGTCACCAGCCGGATACGGGGTGGAGGCAGCACCTACAACGTCACCAGGAGGGCGACGAAGGTGCTGAATACGTCCAGTTACCAATTGACGGTCAACGTCGGTTGGACTCATAAGCAGGTTCCTTACCAGTACGAAGTACAGGCGATGCGGACCTATAACGCGGACGGGAACTGA
- a CDS encoding pilus assembly FimT family protein, producing the protein MAEPSKRRRETGFSLVELIVIMGILTVLLSLATLEFKKYSVKSAIEGQTRVMMSDLTKIRSEALFEKRKRAVKFTSSTFSVYSSEVSTVSPVQTKSLSYPLALTNVPDPLVFTGRGVLEGVDDGAVVCVGPAGNEATIDAIVFNTTRVQIGKRNGTNCQTSDIETK; encoded by the coding sequence ATGGCCGAACCGTCAAAAAGACGCCGAGAAACAGGGTTCTCCCTGGTGGAGCTGATCGTCATCATGGGGATTCTCACCGTTCTCCTCTCCCTCGCCACCTTGGAGTTCAAGAAGTACTCCGTCAAGTCGGCGATAGAGGGACAGACCCGGGTGATGATGTCGGATTTGACCAAGATCCGCAGCGAGGCGCTGTTCGAGAAGCGCAAGCGCGCGGTGAAGTTCACCTCCTCCACCTTTTCGGTCTACTCCTCGGAGGTCTCCACCGTGAGCCCCGTACAGACCAAGTCGCTCAGTTATCCGCTGGCGCTGACTAATGTTCCTGACCCTCTGGTGTTCACCGGCAGGGGGGTGTTGGAAGGGGTCGACGACGGTGCTGTCGTTTGCGTAGGACCGGCAGGAAACGAAGCCACCATCGACGCCATCGTCTTCAACACAACGCGGGTGCAAATAGGAAAAAGAAATGGAACCAATTGCCAGACAAGCGACATCGAAACTAAATAA